Below is a window of Lytechinus variegatus isolate NC3 chromosome 4, Lvar_3.0, whole genome shotgun sequence DNA.
ACCTTCTCCGCTTCTGAGAGGGCGTCATTGAATCGCTCCACAACCATCGCATTGAGGAGGTCGTTGACCTCCTTGATCCGTGCAATGTAGGCCTCCACGACCTCCGTACAAGTTACCTAGGGAAAATGTAAGGTTAGGAATGCCAATTATTCTATCCAGCATACATGATCCCGCCCTCATGATAGCCAATTTTGCAGCTAAAATTCCCCAAATTGAATGCTTAGGGGTGACCTCCTTTTCTACAGTCTGCCACAACACTAATAAAAAGAgtttagaaaataaatttctgtttGTTGCATCAAAAAGTAGCCCTCAAACTGAAAGAAAGAGCCCTGAAATTGCCATTGActgccataaaaaaaaaatatttcctacCATTATTCCATCTAATGGCTTGAGAATCAATATAATCGTATTTAGTAAAAATTGTCTGTAACTATTCTCCAGTCATTGTGGTAACTACTATGACAAACAGGGCTCAGTAGTCAATCAAATTCATGGTTTCAAATAATCATAAACATAATGGCACATGCATAAgtgagatttttttcaaacggacagaaataaaacttttaaagATAATTCTAGTAGGGACCAGGAACATGTGATGCTCTTCTTTTTATATCAAACAGCTAAGTATCAACAAACTACAGAATAAATTAGTATTCATTTCTATGGAGGCCATTCTTTCAAAACAGATTGCCAACTCTAAAAGCCAAGAAAGGCATAGGAACAAATTACTACGTAACTTCCAGGAAAATTAACATAATTTAATTTACTAATTCAATAAATATAGTATATCATAATGGCATATGGGTTTGTTACAAtcagttttgttttgttgtttcatTAAAGACCGACATACTTTTTGGGGTTGAAGTCAAATGGTACACGTACTTTGtcaaaatatcttttatttGAAAAGTTCTGAATGTaactcaatattcatttttagaaCTAATGATATTCACCTCTCTGGTCCTAATCTTACGGGCAAGGCTTGTAGCACTCTCCAGGAGAAGAGGGTTCCTGATGGCCGGGATCCTGGCTTTGGGTCGGTCCCCATTGATGATGAGAGAGAATATAGAGACCAGAAGACCTAGCAGATAGTCCAAGATGCTCCTCAGTTTCTTGTAAAGGGACATCTTGTTGTTATCACCCCTGTAAAGCTGATTGTAAATAGTTGAAATAGATCTATAGTCTAGGTTAAAATGTAAAGAGTATCTCAACAACAAAcacaagaaaattaaaaattagacCTAGACTCTaaatctcttcttttttttacaactggCACATACTAATTGGGATCCTCCATCGACCATCAATATAATATtatccttttttccttcttcttcttgtcaATGACAATGTTGCTGTTCTCCAGCTTctcccactcattcaatgaacaaggttatataatataaccttgttctcagttatatctccatgtgtgacaaaatatgGGTGGCAATTTttggcttatttttttttttctttggagcAAATGCTTGTTTTAcgctgacagtttccattagacctgtttaTTCATAccgcttggctcttatttaaatttgattctttatatcattttttcttaattaaaaatagagatcaaaaaatgaaaattttcttgccatattactttccaccaatagaaggcgtacacaaaaatatgcccaaaattcaagtttttgagcgctctggtaaatacaaaaattattcccacattactaatgataaataaatcaaaactatatggaaattagtaattttggtcacaaaagtgatattttaatttttaaagtgtgtgctctatacagcattggcataccatagtcctacatgtagattctccacaggccagatggtagcagtgaacaagtggctTCTCCGACGACCCCATCATCCATCATTGtaaaacaatattatattaTAGTATTTTTTATAGACCCTGATTGAacatttatcatcatcagcatgatcaggttgatcatatcttcaattcatcctttttttttaaattaaatcatCTTTGTTCTCATGACATTGTAATGATCTCTTTCAACtgttataatcataattttctttatgaCTGGTGGTTAACGAGTGGCGTCAGAGTCAATTCAAGGCAGCCAAGCTAACTTAATTAACTGTTACTCGTAAGTCAGTGGTTAATTAATGTTCATTGAGTGACGAACATTAGACTTGTACCGTACATCAATGCCTACAAATGGGACCGAGGCCAGGTAAAATATTCTCGACGGATTAGACAGTCATAGGTAAATTGATGATTCGACATCAATAACGCGAACATTCAGATAATATAAATTCACCACAATATTATATTCTTGCATTATTTTATACCTAGGCTTTTGTTAAAGATAAACTTTGAGTTTTGAAGAACCAAGTAGAATATGAACAGTACATTACCTCCAGTAGCAGGACCTTTTCTAAACTTTAATTCCTTCTATAATGGCATCGCTGAGGGAGACATTTATCATGCATGAAGTTGTGCCGAGTGGGTCTCAGAAAAAAAGAATCGAGGATAACAATGCCTATCAATGCTTCAttcattcacaaaatattaacattattgtctcctctttcatctagTGCAAGTTTCATGATATTAAGatacctgtaaaaaaaaactcaagtGCATGGGTGGCACCCCCGCCCCGGGACAGTCAATTGCAGTACgggctgtacacatgcgtgaccaaatatTCCAAACACCGgctatttttttctctgtgtgcaaaataaccccttAAACACTTTGGCCTCTAAACAAgctgtcgccagaatatgaccccgggggaaaaaaacataccctaaacacgtttgtcTAGTCTTTAAAAACAagctttgaaaaagaaaataccttAATTTCGTTTTACCcagcgattgaccattgaccagggGTCaccggtattctgaaaactagctgtcttaacttttcttgtaactttATACAGTCAGCAAGATAACAGCTCGCTGAAATTCTCTTAAATTGTATTCTGAAAATAGTCTTATCTATTTGATCAAAATGGGgcgtaaaataaaaaagttatgacatttagaAATTTCGCTTACTTTccagaaaaaatatgtatacaaaTAATCAATTAGAGATTTGATTTGATCATCATGCGCACCCAATAtccaatttgtttttattgtatgttaattacacaatatttcaatatttacacGGTATTTACAGATTTGATAGTAAGTACCCTGATTgagttacaaaatattttaagtcAGTGGCAATCCCAAATGTTCATGGgggaataattttgttttaaaacttCAATGAGAAGGAAttccaaatatttcatattccatgtcatgaaatataaaagaatgaTGATTAAGATGTTAATGTAACTCTTATATAAAATTTAGcggaatttttaaaatttaataatttcCTTATTTTGGCCCtacatgcaattttgatgaaatttaagcGTATAGcttggttgatttttttttatcatttcgtTCAAGTAACCCtcttgtttgggtggacttttccttttgATAAGATTTATGCTAACGTGAACAGCATATTAAAGAGTTTAGCACTGCGGTATATAactaatcaatatcattaacacagtaaatgtattgaaaatgcccgtcaaatgacaatgcagctgggccccgtcttacaaagagttacgatttatctgatcaacctcaattatatggaaatccatcagtgtcatagttattttctttaagaaatttgcacaaaaaTGAATGTCCTTCGAAAACagagagaagcatactgaattgtcaagaaaacagtgaatgtatttATGCCATATAAGAGCGATCCTGCGCAATCCTGCTGAAATGGTGTATCGCCAGGGATCAGTCGGAGGCCTGATCCTTTACTCATTGTACTTTGGTGGTCTTAAACAGATTTGAAGATGCCATTGTTTTAAATATCATTGTTATGCAGATGATATCCAACTGTACATATCATTTTTACCTAAACAGACCAATGCCATTGATACTGTAAAAAAATCTTGAGGCTTGTGTTCATGATATCAATAGGTGGGTGAGTGGcaattctttaaaattaaatgaagaTAAGTCTGAGCTGCTGTTTATTGGCTCTAAATCTGCACTAGATAAGACTTCCCTCTTAGAGAATAGGTAATGCTATTAATGTTATGCCATCCAAATCATGCAGGAATCTTGGGGTTTTGTTTGACTCAACAATATCTATGTCTGCTTATAGATCCCTGCCGTGTGTAAATCAGTCAGGTATCAATAATTAATTCAGGCATCATTCGCAAGTATTTAACCCGCTCCGCGACAGAAAAGATAGTACATGCTCTGATACCATCTCGACTTGATTTTGGCAATTCTCTTTTGTTTCAGCTTCAACAATCCCAACTTTCACGCTTACAACAATTACAGAAATCTGTGCACCCGTATTGTTACCCTTATCTGAAGCTCTACTCACAAAACTCCAGTTCTGTCCTCACTGCATTGGTTACCCATCGAGTACCgtattgtattttaaaaataatttttaaaaaagaatgagaaagagagaggggggcagAGCAGAGATAAAAAGCgataaaaaaggagagaaagaaagattgCGCATTAGACAAAAGAACCGACCTCCATCACTGCTGAAAAGCCGAACTTCTGAATCCGCTCACCCCATACATGCAAACAAAACATGGTTCGATCATTCGTGAAAAGCGCTTTTGAGGATAACGACAATTTGCATGATTTGAAAACCAAGTTCCATTCATTGATTCCAAACAACAAATATTATACTCGTTTGGGCAAACAACGATCACGGTACTTATTGACCATGCACGCTTCATATTCAATATACGTCGTACACCAGCTAATACAGTCTGCAAGTCATTTCGATACCAGGGGGTGTCATCATCATCTGATTTTCATATTCATGTTCATATAAATTAAGCCTGGAATTTTGTGTAAACACATACTGTTTTATAGCAATTGGATATTCCTGCATTCTGTTAATTTGAAACTATAACTGAGTGATGATAATGTCAGTCGACACAATGGTGCTGaggaatttatatttcaatggaGGATCATCGTTCGATACCCATTACCATGGGCAATGGCTTCGACAGCATTGGTGGGTTTCAATCTTCATCTCCTTGACGtacatattcatcattttcGGGGGAAAGCGGTTGATGTCCGACCGGAAACCTTTCGATCTCCGCAGTCCCCTCGTTGCTTGGTCGGGCAGCTTTGCTCTCTTTAGTTTCGCTGGTGCGGTGGTGATGGTCAGAGACTTTGCGCGCTGCGTCGTCGAAGACGGGTGGCGCGCAACCATGTGCGACGCCAATTTCTTCAACGGGAACGTGGGCCTGTGGGTTTGGCTATTCGCACTCAGCAAGGTTCTCGAACTCGGTGACACGATCTTTATCGTCCTTCGCAAGCAAAAACTCATATTCATCCATTGGTATCACCACGTTACAACTCTAATCTACACATTCTATTTATACGCCGACTGTATGTCTGTTGGACGCTATTTCGGCACTTTGAACTTCGTTGTACATTTTGTGATGTACTCCTATTACGCCCTGAGCGCTGCCAAAATCATCAACAAGCCTCGTCAAATCAAGATCTCAGTTACAGTCTTTCAGCTTGTCCAGTTTGTCATCTCAATCGGCGTGTCTCTCTACGCGGCATTTGAACTTTCGGCGGGAAGGCACTGTGACATAAACTGGCTAAATATTTTCTGGACTATGGTCCTGTATGTAAGCTTTTTGTATTACTTCCTTAAATTCTTTTACGATGCGTATGTCAAACGGCCTGAGAAGCAAAAGATATAGCGAAAATCTATCCCTATGTATCAGTTTACCTTGGTGTTTTGTTTGTGATGTAAATAAGcactaaaaaataatttgaaattatattgctTTCTACCTCTTGGACAAACATCAACTGAACAAAGTTAAGTTTATACTAACGAAAGTCatgttttttctcattttcatataaGCTATAATTTCTTCAGTTTAACCGAACTTAACGTTTTGAACCCTATTATAAATCATATTATATATTATGGTATTATCATTAAATGTAACTGTTCTCTATGAGAAAATATCGCGTAGGGCTATTAATCATTTCACCAAAGGTCATATTTTAGGACGACCCGTCGTCACAAATCAGTCACACTTTGGAGCTAGGTGTTTCAATATAGGCGAGTGCACGCGTGCCTTTGAAAGAAAGTCTTTGAAATAACACTGCAAGAAATGCCGGTGTTAATTCAATACCAGCCTACATCGGTCCACATAGGAGAGAAACAACATCGATTTGGCGTTAGGCTAACACCAATTTGACATTTAAGCAACTCCAAttggtgttaaaccaatatcgattagattcttaactggtgttgtttcaacgtTTTATTGATGTTGACCAATAGAGATTTCAGGCTAGTATACCCGCATTTTTTTCCGTGTATTTGTTAATGGTAGTTACcttgaaatccttgattctgaatGACTGTTAAataagcattgttaccatggtagttaccatttgATTGCCAAGTTCCCATAATATGGTACTTTTAAGAGCCAAATGTGGTAAAGCGCCCACCTCATGAACGGTatgtcgtgggttcgatcccggccgagTCATGCCAAAgactttaaaaattgaaactTCTTCCTTCTTGTCTGGCGCTCGACGTATGAGAAtagagaagggtaataataacatatactgttatgcagggcccgctggaagaacagcttACAGCGCAGAGGTATCTAATTTGGGTAAATAcgagtcattattattattttatggaaCGGTGCCCAACAATAACGAATAAGCCTACCAGCATCATGCACACGCTAAAAAAAGGTTCGTGTTTACACCCTTTGATGCATCAGGCAGGGAGCTCTTATAGGCCCAACTCAGTCCAAAATCAACAGTCTAAATGTCAAACCCACCCatagccaaaaaaaattatttaaatgaaTAGCGAAAAATCAAACAACCATTGGGTaagaattagaagaaaaatcagaaagtAATGATGTTAATAAGAAAAGCTAtgttttatatagcgcttttcccatAATGGGCCCAAAGCGCTTtatagcataattaattattattaccatgattaccccgtcatcggatccttgcattcCCTCACACAATATATGCACAaatccactccctggggagcattccaacaagagttccaagactttcgcatcctaccgggtacccatttagcacctgagtcgagagtggcaaagtgtggattgacgccttgccaaaggacgctagaccgcggtggtattcgaacacacgaccctctgttttttAAGGCTTGGTCACACCgcctgagcgttgttggagcggtcgtggagcggagagaaaaaaatcatcaccgctcgctactgttcaccattttcgatttcgattgtttttttttttgtttttttatttttgttttacagtTTTCCCCAAACTTTGTGAGCAAAATTccaccctctctccctaccgctccacgaccgctccaacaacgctcgggcggtgtgactaGGCTTTGAGGCGAGAGTCAGAGCCACTATACACAACGGCTCTTCCACACAAATTGACATTCTGAATTTTCAAATAACAATGAACAGCTGGAAAGTCTTTGATGTACCGATATGTAAAGCAGTTTCTGTCCGGAGTCCAGGATGAAACTCCTTTGATTCACCAATGTCCAACAAAGACGTCATggtacaaaataatgatgcagGTGTAGAAAGCAGAAAATCATTTGGATATTCACTTTATTCAGCTTTTAACTTTTAAAATGATCTTCAGAATTCACAAATACTCAGCTCTcagacaaactacatgtacatgtacaaggttGAAGAGCATTGAGAGTCAACTGCCAGGTTTCTTAGCATGGTAAAAATGTTGTCTACTCTCtcaataatacatgtatcaatggTCCTGTTCATGCAGGACACACCCTAGCAACCAAACCAAAAATTGTTTCTATTCATTCTAAGCACCTTGCCTACAAGGTGCAGGCATACAGGTGCAGGCATACAATACAGGCTGACCTGTAACTTTCCATCATTCACTTCAGGCTCTATTTCCAAGAGTTATGCCTGCACCTGTTATTCATATCACTACAATTCTCCCCTACTTTATAATAATCTCCTCCTGGAGATTACAAGAAATATGATTCATAATAATCTACAATATTTAATAGTACATACACTTTCAATATTGTAGCAtggtttgattatttttcacagGTATTATGACCtctttttttggtaaaattaGAAAAGTAATCTATTAATCCATAAATGTTTGGAATAGTGAAAAACTgagtgacattttttttttcaactttacaAAGCTTCAACTTGAAATATAGACACTGCTTCCTATAACTTCAAAATGGAATAATGGTGAAGTCAAACATTTATGCAAACAAATAATGTTGATCAATAAATTTCAGGAagtttttcttctcttttttttttgacaattacaaattgatatgcatttttttttcttcttcaatgtATAGGCATACTGGCACATGGTTGCATGGGAATAAAGTCACCATTTTCACATTCTATTTCCAATcaaacatttataaaaaaataatcaaatacatgaATTACCTATCTCAAAACAATTGAAATGCAGGTAAAGTTTTGTATGTCTTTAGCAAATTTCAAATGCTAGACTTTGGAAGTCTAAATGGATTCTGATGTTTACCCCGTGTGACTCGTGTACTTCTACGGAGCACAGGGGCAACAGGCGACTGAATTACAGGCATGGGGGCAGTGGAAGGAATCTCCCCTACATTGTAAACACTTGGCTTGTCAATCCCTTGTTTACAGCCCCTAATTAACACTTCATCTGTGTCTGACTCTGAATCATCTGATTGATCAAAGTTTTGGGAAAAATGGGTCTCCCCTACTTTTTGTTTGTCAACATGGGCCTTAGAATTATGTCTATCTGACATCGATACCTCCTCAGAACCAACATCATCATGTTTATCATCATATTGCATTACTGGGGATATTCTCAACAGTCGGCGGTGTACCACCTTTTCATTTCCTCCTCTGACAGGCCTGATAGCGTAAACATCTTCTTCTCTATTATGCCATAAGACAACATACTGATCCCTCTCATATACATCTTTGATTTTGTGTCTACCAGGGAAAGCACATTTTTTCAAGAGTACTTGGGTACCAATAGGAATGCCCTTACCAAATGCTGGGGCCTTAGCATCATGCAGCCCTTTATTATGTGCAGCAGATTGCTTAACTCTTTCTTGCACAATCTGATTAGTCTGCTCCAGGAGTTCAGATTGTTGACTAACAAAATCTTGATTCCAATCACAATCTGTACGGCCCAAAATCTGATCAAGTGGTATGAGTGGCTCTCGACCGAACATTAGAGTATATGGAGCTATTCCAGTCGTGCAATGAGGGGTTGTGTTGTACACAAACACTAAATGAGACAACATATCTGGCCACCTATGCCTTGCCTTGGGATCTAAGGATTTAATCAATCCAAATAATGTACGATTAAATCTTTCTGTTTGACCATTTCCTTCTGGATGATATGGGGACGTGTGAGTCTTTCTTATCCCATACAATTTGCAAAGCTCCTTAACCACCTCCCCTTCAAAATTTCTGCCTTGGTCACTGTGTATTCTGTTAGGAATACCAAACTTTGTAAACCAATGATCTCTAAGTACCTTTGCAACTGTTACAGCATGTTGGTCCCTACAAGCCACTGCTTGGGTAAATTTGGTATACACATCAGTGATTACCAACACATCTTCTACACCGCCTAGTCCTTTATCAATTTTCACAAAGTCAATTGCCACTACCTCTAGTGGTCGAAAAGCTATTAGATGTCTCATTGGCGTTCTGGTGCGTGGTTGGGAGGCCTTAGCTATTACACACCGTGTGCAATTACTAACATGCTTATGCACTGATGCTGACATCCTTGGCCAATAAACACGCCTTCTAAGAAGAGAAAAGGTCCTAGTGACCCCTTGATGACCCCAACCATCATGGGCTCCTTCTAAAACCCTTACACGAAGACACTCTGGTAGTAAGTACTGAAAGATTTCACCGTGTATAGGATCATTTACATGCCTACAGAGAACACCATCCTTCTCAACAATCCTTGACCACTGCCACAACCATCGTCTAACTTCTGGTGGCTCTCTGATACCACTAACTACATCTGTTGGCTCTAAGCCTTTATCCCAACGTTTCCAAACATACTTAAGGACGGGGTCTGACCTTTGTAATGCTGTCACCTGACTTGGAGATAGAGATGGGAAAATCCCTGGAGAAGATTTGTCTGGAGGAATGTTACAAGTTCCTTGATTCACAGCTGCAACACAAGGTTCAGCTCTAGTAATACCTGTTCCTGTGGTACCAAGTACTGCACACATTACCTGCTCTACTTCTACTGCACAGAAATGTTCGGGATACCGGCTCAAGGCATCCGCACATTTGTTACTCTTACCAGAACGaaatttaatatcaaaattaaacgCTGCTAACTGGGCAACCCATCTCATTGCGCAAGCATCTAACTTAGCAGTGTGAATATGGGCAAGCGGGTTATTATCTGTCAGAACCGTGAACGAACCTCCGATCAAATAGTCGCGAAACTTATCAACAACTGCCCATTTCAATGCGAGGAGTTCAAGTTTAAAGGAACTGTAATCGGGATAATTCTTCTCAGCCCCTCTCAATCCTCGACTTGCATAAGCTATGGGATGTGGGGCACCTTGATTATCTTCTTGTAACAAACATGCACCTAGTCCCTTCAAAGAGGCATCAATCTCTAAAATAAATGGCCTTGAAAAATCTGGGTATTTCAACACTGGAACATTTGCCAGTCTTACTTTCAACTCATCAAATGCTCTTTGAGCCTCTTTCGTCCAACAGAAGGATTGTTTAGGTTTGTTAGACTTTCCTTTCACAGTTGGAGGTAATATATCATGAAGTGGTGCTGCTATGGACGAAAAATCTCTAACGAAACGCCTATAATAACTTGCAAGGCCTAAAAATGACCTTAACTCATCAGAATTTCTTGGAACTGGCCAGTCCAACACCTTTTGAACTTTATCTTTATCTAGAGAAATGCCTTCAGCATTCACCACATGGCCTAAATATGTAGCTTCCCTTTGAAACAAactacatttttttcctttgacCTTTAAACCAAACTCACCTAGTCTTGTGAGAACTTTATCTAAAGTATCTAAGTGGACATCAAttgaaggagaaaataaaagaatgtcaTCTAAATAAATTAACAACTCTGTCAAGTTCATGTCACCTAGACATCGCTCCATCACTCTTTGAAACGTACTCGGAGCATTGGTCAAACCAAAGGGCATCCTATTGTATTGAAATAAACCAAATGGAACGCGAAAAGCTGACATTTTTCTAGAGTCAGCATCCATTACAACCTGATGATAACCGTGAGCTAAATCAagagatgaaaaataaactgCACCATTAAGGGCCTCTAGAGATTCTTCTATACGTGGCAACGGAAAAGCATCTTTCAATGTTTTCTTATTAAGTTGACGATAATCAACACATATGCGCAAACTACCATCTTTTTTCTTGACAAGAACTACAGGGCTTGCATAAGGACTATTACTTGGCTCTATTATCCCCTGATCTAACAATTGCCTTAAAGTGTCTTTCACTTCTTTGACATAATGTGGGGGAATTCTACGATATGGTTGATTAACCGGTATATCATcagttgtctttatttcatgtgGTACTTCCGAACAAAAACCAACATCGAAATCTCCCTTAGAAAAAACAGCATCATGTTTTTGAATGAGGCGTACCACTCTTTCCTTTTCATCCCTAGAAACCCTACAAGATTCCAGATTTAATCCTGGTGGCAAAATATATTGACTTCCATCAATGAAAGTATACACATCTTTTGGATTACTTTCCTTTTCCTGCTCATTCTGCAATCTATGAGGAACCTTACTGGGTGACTCTACTAGTACATTTAAGATGGAAACACTGAGATGTTGATCTTGAGGTtctacaataatttcatttgaatctAACACTTCAGTCACATTCACCAATTTGCTAAATGGGGGAATAACCAAGGGTTGGGAGCCAAGATTCCCAATCAAAACTGTAACTGACTTGCCATTACTCTTTTCACAAGTATCATAAATTACACAAGTCTCACCAATATCATGGTTTCCTTCTACTACAACCATTTTATCCTTCAAAGCATTTGGCGGGGTTCTCAATTGACACACTACAGTCTGCACTTGTCTAGAATGTATGACTACAGGTTTTCTACCAGTTCTACCATTTACAACATGACTTGGTTTACATTCTCTTTGACTCTTGTTATTTGAATCAACAGGCTTAGTAAGATCTAACCACTTCATTACAATATTCCAAGCCTCAGCATCTGACCCATTCAAATCATTAACATGGTCTTTCAAATCATACAATACATTACATCCTAATAATACATGACTTTGTTTACTGTCAATAATGGCCTTCCCATGGGCAGAGTCATCAACAATTAAGAAGTGGGCACCTAAGGTATAGTCATTTACAGAAAGAGGAATTTCCACATATCCTTCAATTGGAATTTGTAGGTGATTGGCACCTACAACTTGTACACATACTTTCCCTAGTGGACTTAATTTGTCAGCCAAATGCTCATGATAAAATGATGAACTAATCAGAGAAGTTTCTGCCCCAGTATCTAATGTACATTGAAC
It encodes the following:
- the LOC121412650 gene encoding elongation of very long chain fatty acids protein 6-like, translating into MIMSVDTMVLRNLYFNGGSSFDTHYHGQWLRQHWWVSIFISLTYIFIIFGGKRLMSDRKPFDLRSPLVAWSGSFALFSFAGAVVMVRDFARCVVEDGWRATMCDANFFNGNVGLWVWLFALSKVLELGDTIFIVLRKQKLIFIHWYHHVTTLIYTFYLYADCMSVGRYFGTLNFVVHFVMYSYYALSAAKIINKPRQIKISVTVFQLVQFVISIGVSLYAAFELSAGRHCDINWLNIFWTMVLYVSFLYYFLKFFYDAYVKRPEKQKI